A section of the Mycobacterium sp. 3519A genome encodes:
- a CDS encoding LpqN/LpqT family lipoprotein — translation MAFAVTGCGAEKVDYQSVWSTSPTTTTTTTTASGAPVPIAKYLEDSGVTGEPVAPQQLTDLTVTMPQPKGWQQYNNPNMAPGTQMIAKNDTYPTATLIVFKLKGDFDVTEAIKHGYVDAELSQNFHRLNASTDNWHGFPSAMIEGSYDLNGARMHSYNRIVIPTTAPPANQRYLIQFTVTGYAEKAAEQAPDIEAVIKGFDVKLK, via the coding sequence GTGGCGTTCGCCGTAACGGGCTGCGGCGCGGAAAAGGTTGACTACCAATCGGTCTGGTCGACGTCGCCGACCACGACGACGACAACGACCACCGCGTCGGGGGCGCCGGTGCCCATCGCGAAGTATCTGGAGGATTCCGGGGTCACCGGGGAACCGGTCGCGCCGCAGCAGCTCACCGATCTGACGGTGACGATGCCGCAGCCGAAGGGCTGGCAGCAGTACAACAACCCGAACATGGCGCCGGGAACGCAGATGATCGCCAAGAACGACACCTACCCCACCGCGACCCTGATCGTGTTCAAACTCAAGGGCGACTTCGACGTCACCGAGGCCATCAAGCACGGTTACGTCGACGCGGAGTTGTCGCAGAACTTCCACCGGCTCAACGCGTCGACCGACAACTGGCACGGCTTCCCGTCGGCGATGATCGAGGGCAGCTACGACCTCAACGGCGCCCGCATGCACAGCTACAACCGCATCGTCATCCCGACCACTGCACCGCCGGCCAATCAGCGCTATCTCATCCAGTTCACCGTGACGGGCTATGCGGAGAAGGCGGCCGAGCAGGCGCCCGACATCGAGGCCGTCATCAAAGGCTTCGACGTCAAGCTCAAGTAG
- the arsC gene encoding arsenate reductase (glutaredoxin) (This arsenate reductase requires both glutathione and glutaredoxin to convert arsenate to arsenite, after which the efflux transporter formed by ArsA and ArsB can extrude the arsenite from the cell, providing resistance.), with protein sequence MADSVIYHNPKCSTSRKTLELLRDNGIEPEVVQYLKTPPTRAELAQMIKDAGIDVRTAVRKREALYSELGLADASDDELLDAMAEHPILIERPFVVTPKGTRLARPIDAVREIL encoded by the coding sequence GTGGCTGACTCTGTCATCTATCACAACCCCAAGTGTTCGACCTCGCGCAAGACCCTGGAGTTGCTGCGCGACAACGGTATTGAACCCGAAGTGGTGCAGTATCTGAAGACACCGCCGACGCGCGCCGAGTTGGCCCAGATGATCAAGGACGCGGGCATCGACGTGCGGACCGCGGTGCGCAAACGTGAAGCGCTGTACTCCGAACTGGGCCTGGCCGACGCGTCGGACGACGAGTTGCTCGATGCGATGGCCGAGCACCCGATCCTGATCGAGCGCCCGTTCGTCGTCACGCCGAAGGGCACCAGGCTGGCCCGGCCGATCGACGCGGTCCGAGAGATTTTGTGA
- a CDS encoding ribose-phosphate diphosphokinase has translation MGTEWTDNRKNLMLFSGRAHPELAEQVAKELDVPVTAQTARDFANGEIFVRFDESVRGCDAFVLQSHPWPLNQWLMEQLIMIDALKRGSAKRITAILPFYPYARQDKKHRGREPISARLVADLLKTAGADRIVSVDLHTDQIQGFFDGPVDHMRAQKLLTGYIAENYSGHDMVVVSPDSGRVRVAEKWADSLGGVPLAFIHKTRDPLVPNQVVSNRVVGDVRGKTCVLTDDMIDTGGTIAGAVNLLKKDGAGDVIIAATHGVLSDPAPQRLADCGACEVIVTNTLPIGEEKRFPQLTVLSIAPLLANTIRAVFDNGSVTSLFDGSA, from the coding sequence GTGGGTACCGAGTGGACCGATAACCGCAAGAATCTGATGCTCTTCTCGGGTCGTGCGCACCCCGAACTGGCCGAGCAGGTGGCCAAGGAGCTCGACGTTCCGGTCACCGCGCAGACCGCACGGGACTTCGCCAACGGCGAGATCTTCGTTCGCTTCGACGAATCGGTTCGCGGCTGTGACGCGTTCGTGCTGCAGAGCCATCCGTGGCCGCTGAACCAGTGGCTGATGGAACAGCTGATCATGATCGATGCGCTCAAGCGCGGCAGCGCCAAGCGGATCACCGCGATCCTGCCGTTCTATCCGTACGCCCGCCAGGACAAGAAGCACCGCGGCCGCGAGCCCATCTCCGCGCGCCTGGTCGCAGACCTGCTCAAGACGGCGGGGGCCGACCGGATCGTGTCGGTCGACCTGCACACCGACCAGATCCAGGGGTTCTTCGATGGTCCTGTCGACCACATGCGGGCGCAGAAGCTGCTGACCGGCTACATCGCCGAGAACTACTCCGGCCACGACATGGTCGTGGTCTCCCCCGACTCGGGGCGGGTGCGCGTCGCCGAGAAGTGGGCCGACTCGCTCGGCGGTGTGCCGCTGGCCTTCATCCACAAGACGCGCGATCCGCTGGTGCCCAACCAGGTGGTGTCCAATCGCGTGGTCGGCGACGTGCGCGGCAAGACCTGCGTGCTGACCGACGACATGATCGACACTGGCGGCACTATCGCGGGCGCGGTCAACCTGCTCAAGAAGGACGGCGCGGGCGACGTCATCATCGCCGCGACGCACGGGGTGCTGTCCGATCCCGCGCCGCAGCGACTGGCCGACTGCGGAGCGTGTGAGGTGATCGTCACCAACACGCTGCCGATCGGTGAGGAGAAGCGTTTCCCGCAGTTGACCGTGCTGTCGATCGCACCGCTGCTGGCCAACACGATCCGCGCCGTGTTCGACAACGGTTCGGTGACAAGCCTTTTCGACGGGTCCGCGTAG
- the glmU gene encoding bifunctional UDP-N-acetylglucosamine diphosphorylase/glucosamine-1-phosphate N-acetyltransferase GlmU, translating into MANVHGEAAVLVLAAGAGTRMRSDTPKVLHTLAGRSMLAHALHSVAKAAPGHLVVLLGHDRDRIEPAVAALADELGRPIHIAVQEEQLGTGHAVRCALAALPDDYAGVVVVTYGDVPLLDADTLAGLIAAHSAGDAAVTMLTTTLADPTGYGRVVRTADGEVISIVEQKDAGPSELTIREINAGVYAFDAAVLRSALDKLQPHNAQQELYLTDVISIARSDGLRVRAVHVDDSALVAGVNDRVQLSELAAELNRRIVAAHQRAGVTIVDPATTWIDVDVTIGRDTAIQPGTQLLGATRIGAQCIVGPDTTLTDVTVGDRVSVVRTHGGQSVIGDGAVVGPFAYLRPGTVLGADGKLGAFVETKNATIGTGTKVPHLTYVGDADIGEHSNIGCSSVFVNYDGENKSRTTIGSHVRAGSDTMFVAPVTVGDGAYTGAGTVVREDVPPGALAVSAGPQRNIEGWVARKRPGSKAAEAARRATGEDQNPDDAAKP; encoded by the coding sequence ATGGCGAACGTGCACGGCGAGGCCGCTGTCCTGGTTCTAGCGGCCGGGGCAGGTACCCGCATGCGGTCGGACACCCCGAAGGTCCTGCACACGCTGGCCGGGCGCAGCATGCTGGCGCACGCGCTGCATTCGGTGGCCAAGGCGGCGCCGGGTCATCTCGTGGTGCTGCTCGGCCACGACCGTGACCGCATCGAACCCGCGGTGGCCGCGCTGGCCGACGAGCTGGGCAGGCCGATCCACATCGCCGTTCAGGAGGAGCAACTCGGCACCGGCCACGCCGTCCGCTGCGCGCTCGCGGCGCTGCCCGACGACTATGCAGGCGTCGTCGTCGTGACCTACGGCGACGTGCCGCTGCTGGACGCCGACACCCTCGCCGGGCTGATCGCCGCACACAGTGCAGGCGACGCCGCGGTGACCATGCTGACCACGACGCTGGCCGACCCGACCGGCTACGGGCGGGTTGTACGCACTGCCGACGGCGAGGTGATCAGCATCGTCGAGCAGAAGGACGCGGGGCCCTCGGAGCTGACCATCCGGGAGATCAACGCGGGCGTCTACGCCTTCGACGCCGCGGTGCTGCGCTCGGCGCTGGACAAGCTGCAGCCCCACAACGCGCAGCAGGAGCTGTATCTGACCGACGTGATCTCGATCGCGCGCTCGGATGGGCTGCGTGTGCGCGCGGTGCACGTCGACGATTCGGCGTTGGTGGCAGGCGTCAACGACCGCGTGCAGCTCTCGGAGCTGGCGGCCGAACTCAACCGGCGCATCGTCGCGGCCCATCAGCGCGCGGGCGTCACGATCGTCGATCCGGCCACCACGTGGATCGACGTCGACGTGACGATCGGCAGGGACACCGCGATCCAGCCGGGCACGCAACTGCTCGGCGCCACCCGCATCGGCGCGCAGTGCATCGTCGGCCCGGACACCACGCTGACCGACGTCACCGTCGGCGACCGCGTCTCGGTGGTGCGCACCCACGGCGGCCAGTCGGTCATCGGCGACGGCGCGGTGGTGGGGCCGTTCGCGTATCTGCGGCCGGGCACGGTGCTTGGCGCCGACGGCAAGCTCGGCGCGTTCGTCGAAACCAAGAACGCGACCATCGGCACCGGCACCAAGGTGCCGCACCTGACCTACGTGGGTGACGCCGACATCGGCGAGCACAGCAACATCGGGTGTTCCAGCGTCTTCGTCAACTACGACGGCGAGAACAAGAGCCGCACCACGATCGGCTCACACGTGCGCGCAGGCTCCGACACGATGTTCGTCGCCCCGGTGACCGTCGGCGACGGCGCCTACACCGGCGCGGGCACGGTGGTCCGTGAGGACGTGCCGCCTGGCGCGCTGGCCGTGTCGGCGGGTCCGCAGCGAAACATCGAGGGCTGGGTCGCGCGGAAGCGGCCGGGGTCGAAGGCCGCGGAGGCCGCCCGCCGCGCTACCGGCGAAGACCAGAACCCGGACGACGCCGCAAAGCCGTGA
- a CDS encoding TetR/AcrR family transcriptional regulator, with product MTGAERRHQLIDVARTLFAERGYEGTSIEEIALRANVSKPVVYEHFGGKEGLYAVVVDREMSALLDGITSSLTRMTNNRSRLRIERVALALLTYVDERTDGFRILIRDSPAAITAGTYSTLLNEAVNQVSSILAGDFSRRGLDPDMAPLYAQALVGSVSMTAQWWLDVREPKKEVVAAHLVNLCWNGLMHLEDDPQLIDE from the coding sequence ATGACCGGCGCCGAGCGGCGTCATCAGCTGATCGACGTCGCCCGGACGTTGTTCGCCGAACGCGGCTACGAGGGCACGTCGATCGAAGAGATCGCGCTGCGGGCCAACGTCTCCAAACCCGTCGTCTACGAACACTTCGGCGGCAAGGAGGGTCTGTACGCGGTGGTCGTCGACCGCGAGATGTCGGCGCTGCTCGACGGGATCACCTCGTCGCTGACCAGGATGACCAACAACCGGTCCCGGCTGCGCATCGAGCGGGTGGCGCTGGCGCTGCTGACCTACGTCGACGAGCGCACCGACGGCTTCCGCATCCTGATCCGCGATTCGCCGGCCGCCATCACCGCGGGCACCTACTCGACGCTGCTCAACGAGGCCGTGAACCAGGTGTCGTCGATCCTGGCAGGCGACTTCTCCCGGCGCGGGCTCGATCCGGACATGGCGCCGCTGTACGCGCAGGCGTTGGTGGGCTCGGTGTCGATGACGGCGCAGTGGTGGCTCGACGTGCGTGAGCCGAAGAAGGAAGTGGTGGCCGCGCATTTAGTCAACCTGTGCTGGAACGGGCTGATGCATCTCGAGGACGATCCGCAACTCATCGACGAGTGA
- the mfd gene encoding transcription-repair coupling factor — MTASGHTHVQTPIAGLVDLALRDPSLADVARRAAEKPSDLTLVGPASARLFAASALAQAGPLLVVTATGREADDLTAELRGVFGDAVAMFPSWETLPHERLSPGVDTVGARMMLLRRLAHPDDSRLGEPLRIVVTTTRSLLQPMAPDVADIEPVTLALGAEAEFDAVIARLVQLAYERVDMVGKRGEFAVRGGILDLFPPTAEHPVRVEFWGDEVSEMRMFSVADQRSIPEIAVDYVVAVPCREVLLTDDVRDRAARLSAEHPVAENSVPGSVPDMLAKLAEGIPVDGMEALLPLLRPTELTTLSAHLPEGTPLLICDPEKVRSRAADLIKTGREFLEASWSTAAVGGDVPIDIEALGASGFVELDDARAAARDGGHPWWTLSQLSDESAFELNVRPAPSARRAQPNPDFQAEIFAMLRAHVATGGYAAVVTPGTGTAQRVCEQLAESDTPASLLEGGAAPKEGVVGVLKGPLHDGVVIEGANLVVITETDLTGNRATATEGKKLAAKRRNVVDPLALTAGDLVVHDQHGIGRFVEMTERVVGGARREYLVLEYASAKRGGGSDRLYVPMDSLDQLSRYVGGEAPTLSRLGGSDWANTKTKARRAVREIAAELVSLYAKRQASPGHAFGPDTPWQAEMEDAFGFTETVDQLTAITEVKADMEKPVPMDRVICGDVGYGKTEIAVRAAFKAVQDGKQVAVLVPTTLLADQHLQTFTERMAGFPVTVKGLSRFTDPAESRAVLEGMKDGSVDIVIGTHRLLQTGVTWKDLGLVVVDEEQRFGVEHKEHIKSMRTHVDVLTMSATPIPRTLEMSLAGIREMSTILTPPEERYPVLTYVGPHDDKQIAAALRREMLRDGQAFYIHNRVRSIEQAAAQVRALVPEARVAIAHGQMPEDLLERTVEGFWNREFDILVCTTIVETGLDISNANTLIVDRADTFGLSQLHQLRGRVGRSRERGYAYFLYPPEVPLTETAYDRLATIAQNNELGAGMAVAMKDLEIRGAGNVLGAEQSGHVAGVGFDLYVRLVGEAVEAYRAAADGKTVVAPEEPKDVRIDLPVDAHLAPDYIPSDRLRLEAYRRLAAAGDDAGVDAVVEELIDRYGPLPEAAQRLVAVARLRLLLRGYGITELSAMSESTLRLSPLELADSQQLRLKRLYPGANYRATTTTVQVPIPRAGSGVGAPRIRDLELVAFVAGLVLALDGKPQEGVDITKFGGRPMSEKRKAT; from the coding sequence ATGACCGCATCGGGGCACACCCATGTTCAAACCCCGATCGCGGGGCTCGTTGACCTGGCGTTGAGGGATCCGTCGCTGGCGGACGTCGCCCGCCGGGCCGCCGAGAAACCCAGCGATCTCACCCTCGTCGGACCCGCCAGCGCGCGGCTGTTCGCGGCGAGCGCACTGGCACAGGCCGGACCGCTGCTCGTCGTCACCGCCACCGGCCGCGAGGCCGACGACCTGACCGCCGAACTGCGCGGCGTCTTCGGCGACGCGGTGGCGATGTTCCCGTCCTGGGAGACGCTGCCGCACGAGCGGCTGTCGCCCGGCGTCGACACGGTCGGTGCGCGGATGATGCTGCTGCGTCGGCTGGCCCACCCCGACGACTCGCGGCTCGGTGAGCCGCTGCGCATCGTCGTCACCACGACGCGATCGCTGCTGCAGCCGATGGCGCCCGACGTCGCCGACATCGAACCGGTGACGCTGGCCCTCGGGGCGGAGGCCGAGTTCGATGCCGTAATCGCCAGGCTGGTGCAGCTGGCCTATGAGCGTGTCGACATGGTCGGCAAGCGCGGTGAATTCGCGGTCCGCGGCGGCATCCTCGACCTGTTCCCGCCCACCGCCGAGCACCCGGTGCGGGTGGAGTTCTGGGGCGACGAGGTGTCGGAGATGCGGATGTTCTCCGTCGCCGACCAACGCTCGATCCCCGAGATCGCCGTCGACTACGTGGTCGCGGTGCCATGCCGCGAGGTGCTGCTGACCGACGACGTCCGCGACCGTGCCGCGCGGTTGTCCGCCGAGCACCCGGTGGCCGAGAACAGCGTTCCCGGCAGCGTGCCCGACATGCTGGCCAAGCTGGCCGAGGGCATCCCGGTCGACGGCATGGAGGCGCTGCTGCCGCTGCTGCGGCCGACCGAACTGACCACGCTGTCGGCGCACCTGCCCGAGGGCACGCCGCTGCTGATCTGCGATCCGGAGAAGGTGCGCAGCCGGGCGGCCGACCTGATCAAGACCGGCCGCGAGTTCCTCGAGGCGTCGTGGTCGACGGCTGCTGTCGGCGGCGACGTGCCGATCGACATCGAAGCGCTCGGCGCATCCGGGTTCGTCGAACTCGACGACGCCCGCGCAGCGGCCCGCGACGGCGGGCACCCGTGGTGGACGCTCAGCCAGCTGTCCGACGAGTCGGCGTTCGAACTGAACGTCCGGCCTGCGCCGTCGGCGCGTAGGGCGCAGCCCAACCCAGACTTTCAAGCCGAGATCTTCGCGATGCTGCGCGCCCACGTCGCCACCGGTGGCTACGCAGCGGTCGTCACCCCCGGCACGGGCACCGCGCAGCGGGTGTGTGAGCAGTTGGCCGAATCCGATACGCCCGCAAGTCTTTTGGAAGGCGGCGCCGCGCCGAAAGAAGGCGTCGTCGGAGTGCTCAAGGGCCCGCTGCACGACGGGGTGGTGATCGAAGGCGCCAACCTGGTGGTGATCACCGAGACGGACCTGACCGGCAACCGGGCCACCGCGACGGAGGGTAAGAAGCTGGCGGCCAAGCGCCGCAACGTCGTTGACCCGCTGGCGTTGACCGCGGGCGACCTGGTGGTGCACGACCAGCACGGCATCGGGCGGTTCGTCGAGATGACCGAGCGGGTGGTCGGCGGCGCCCGCCGCGAGTATCTGGTGCTGGAGTACGCGTCGGCCAAACGCGGTGGTGGATCCGATCGGTTGTATGTCCCGATGGACTCACTGGATCAGCTGTCCCGTTACGTCGGCGGCGAGGCGCCGACACTGAGCCGGCTCGGCGGCAGCGACTGGGCCAACACAAAGACCAAGGCGCGCAGGGCGGTTCGCGAGATCGCGGCTGAACTGGTGTCGCTGTATGCGAAGCGGCAGGCGTCGCCGGGACACGCGTTCGGACCAGACACCCCGTGGCAGGCGGAGATGGAGGACGCGTTCGGCTTCACCGAGACCGTCGACCAGCTGACCGCGATCACCGAGGTCAAGGCCGATATGGAGAAGCCGGTGCCGATGGACCGGGTGATCTGCGGCGACGTCGGCTACGGCAAGACCGAGATCGCGGTGCGCGCGGCGTTCAAGGCGGTGCAGGACGGTAAGCAGGTCGCGGTGTTGGTGCCGACGACGCTGCTCGCCGACCAGCATCTGCAGACGTTCACCGAGCGGATGGCCGGCTTCCCGGTCACCGTGAAGGGGTTGTCGCGGTTCACCGACCCGGCGGAGTCACGGGCGGTGCTGGAAGGCATGAAGGACGGCTCGGTCGACATCGTGATCGGCACGCACCGGTTGCTGCAGACCGGCGTGACCTGGAAGGACCTCGGCCTGGTCGTGGTCGACGAGGAGCAGCGCTTCGGCGTCGAGCACAAGGAGCACATCAAGTCGATGCGTACCCACGTCGACGTGCTGACCATGAGCGCGACGCCGATCCCGCGCACGCTGGAGATGAGCCTGGCAGGCATCCGTGAGATGTCGACGATCCTGACCCCGCCCGAGGAGCGCTACCCGGTGCTGACCTACGTCGGCCCGCACGACGACAAGCAGATCGCGGCGGCGCTGCGACGCGAGATGTTGCGCGACGGGCAGGCGTTCTACATCCACAACCGGGTGCGCTCGATCGAGCAGGCCGCAGCCCAGGTGCGCGCGCTGGTGCCGGAGGCCCGCGTCGCGATCGCGCACGGGCAGATGCCCGAGGATCTGCTGGAGCGCACCGTCGAGGGCTTCTGGAACCGCGAGTTCGACATCCTGGTGTGTACGACGATTGTCGAGACGGGCCTTGACATTTCGAATGCGAACACGTTGATCGTGGACCGCGCCGACACGTTCGGCCTTTCGCAGCTGCACCAGCTGCGTGGCCGGGTCGGCCGCAGCCGCGAGCGGGGTTACGCGTACTTCCTGTATCCGCCGGAGGTGCCGCTGACCGAGACGGCCTACGACCGGCTCGCGACGATCGCGCAGAACAACGAGCTGGGCGCCGGTATGGCGGTGGCGATGAAAGACCTCGAAATCCGCGGCGCCGGAAACGTTCTCGGGGCTGAGCAGTCCGGGCACGTGGCCGGCGTCGGGTTCGACCTCTACGTGCGACTGGTCGGTGAGGCGGTCGAGGCGTACCGCGCGGCGGCGGACGGGAAAACCGTTGTGGCGCCTGAGGAACCCAAGGACGTCCGGATCGACCTTCCCGTCGACGCGCATCTGGCGCCGGACTACATCCCCAGCGACCGGTTGCGGTTGGAGGCGTACCGGCGGTTGGCGGCGGCCGGCGACGACGCGGGCGTGGACGCCGTGGTCGAGGAGTTGATCGACCGATACGGTCCGCTGCCGGAGGCCGCGCAGAGACTGGTTGCTGTGGCGCGGCTGCGACTGCTGCTCCGTGGCTACGGGATCACCGAACTGAGTGCGATGTCGGAGTCGACGCTGCGACTGTCTCCGCTGGAGCTGGCCGATTCTCAGCAACTGCGGCTCAAGCGGTTGTATCCGGGAGCGAACTATCGGGCGACCACGACGACCGTGCAGGTGCCGATCCCGCGGGCGGGTTCCGGCGTTGGCGCGCCACGGATTCGTGATCTTGAACTCGTCGCGTTCGTGGCTGGTTTGGTGCTGGCCCTCGATGGAAAACCCCAGGAAGGTGTTGATATAACGAAGTTCGGAGGTAGGCCGATGAGTGAGAAGCGAAAGGCGACATGA
- a CDS encoding nucleoside triphosphate pyrophosphohydrolase, producing the protein MTVVLVDPRRPSLIPIEAVGLLGGDVQYTEEMPVRVPWSLPSARPCIAGVSDDEDAPVLLSSDPEHPAVKARLAAGDKLIAAPEPAAGERLVDAVAMMDKLRTAGPWESEQTHDSLRRYLLEETYEVFDAVRGGNADELREELGDVLLQVLFHARIAEDAPQHPFTIDDVADSLVRKLGNRVPAVLAGESISLDEQLAQWEERKKLEKSRNSSMDDVPTGQPALALAQKVLERVSAAGLPADLIPESITSVTVAAGSDAENVLRSAVLEFMDTVRVVEHAIAAGRRGEDVPEELDVATLGDVSEEEWRTYWSTADEPEPADVPA; encoded by the coding sequence ATGACCGTCGTCCTCGTCGACCCTCGCCGACCTTCGCTCATTCCGATCGAGGCCGTTGGCTTGCTGGGCGGCGATGTGCAGTACACCGAGGAGATGCCCGTCAGGGTGCCGTGGTCGTTGCCGTCCGCACGGCCGTGCATTGCCGGTGTGTCGGACGACGAGGACGCCCCGGTGTTGCTGTCGTCGGATCCGGAGCATCCCGCGGTGAAGGCCCGCCTCGCGGCGGGCGACAAGCTGATCGCGGCGCCGGAACCCGCCGCGGGGGAGCGGTTGGTCGACGCGGTGGCGATGATGGACAAGCTGCGCACAGCGGGCCCGTGGGAGAGCGAGCAAACGCACGATTCGCTGCGGCGCTACCTGCTCGAGGAGACCTACGAGGTGTTCGACGCGGTGCGTGGCGGTAACGCCGACGAACTGCGCGAGGAACTCGGCGACGTGTTGCTGCAGGTGCTGTTCCACGCGCGTATCGCCGAGGATGCGCCGCAGCACCCGTTCACCATCGACGATGTGGCGGATTCGCTGGTGCGCAAGCTGGGCAACCGGGTGCCCGCGGTGCTGGCGGGGGAGTCGATTTCGCTGGACGAGCAGCTCGCCCAGTGGGAGGAACGCAAGAAGCTGGAGAAGTCGCGCAATTCGTCGATGGACGATGTGCCCACCGGGCAGCCGGCATTGGCGTTGGCGCAGAAGGTGCTCGAGCGGGTTTCCGCCGCGGGACTGCCCGCCGACCTGATACCGGAGTCGATCACGTCGGTGACGGTGGCGGCTGGTTCTGACGCTGAAAACGTTTTGCGCTCAGCGGTTTTGGAGTTCATGGACACGGTGCGGGTGGTGGAGCACGCGATCGCCGCCGGACGCCGTGGTGAGGATGTCCCTGAGGAATTGGACGTGGCGACGCTCGGGGACGTCTCCGAGGAGGAGTGGCGGACGTATTGGTCCACGGCCGACGAGCCGGAGCCCGCGGATGTCCCCGCGTAA
- the efeB gene encoding iron uptake transporter deferrochelatase/peroxidase subunit: MSSLPSDPEPRQGLSRRKLFGAAGVTAAVVGAAGAGALAGRASAASADFGLDKPIPFRGARQAGIVTPQQDRMHFCAFDVTTDSREDVVALLKQWTQMAERMTQGQDAVPNGAVGGNPYAPPDDTGEALGLPASGLTLTIGFGPSFFTKDGKDRFGIASQRPAALADLPKFTNEIMDPAKCGGDICIQACAHDPQVAVHAVRNLARVGFGTVAVKYSQLGFGRTSSTTREQATPRNMLGFKDGTNNIKAEDHDALDKNVWVAKGDGPDWLTGGTYLVTRRIRNRIEAWDRTTLKEQERVIGRQKGTGAPNGYTDEFAPVDFNIKDADGNPLVDVDAHIRLVSPDHLGGIKMLRRGYNFTDGSDGFGHLDAGLFFIAFVRSPATNFIPVLAQMSSDALNEYIFHTGTAVFACPPGIPEGDASAYWGSTLFA, from the coding sequence GTGTCGTCGCTCCCCAGTGACCCCGAACCCCGACAGGGGCTATCCCGACGGAAGTTGTTCGGCGCGGCGGGAGTGACCGCCGCGGTGGTGGGCGCCGCCGGTGCCGGTGCGCTCGCAGGCCGGGCGTCGGCGGCGAGTGCCGATTTCGGCCTGGACAAGCCGATTCCGTTCCGCGGTGCGCGCCAGGCCGGCATCGTCACGCCGCAGCAGGATCGCATGCACTTCTGCGCCTTCGACGTAACGACGGACAGCCGTGAGGACGTCGTCGCGCTGCTGAAGCAGTGGACACAGATGGCCGAGCGGATGACGCAGGGCCAGGACGCCGTGCCCAACGGTGCCGTCGGCGGCAATCCCTATGCGCCGCCGGACGATACGGGCGAGGCGCTGGGACTGCCCGCGTCGGGGCTGACGTTGACCATCGGGTTCGGACCCTCGTTCTTCACCAAGGATGGCAAGGACCGGTTCGGCATCGCGTCGCAACGCCCCGCGGCGCTGGCCGACCTGCCGAAGTTCACCAACGAGATCATGGATCCGGCCAAGTGTGGCGGCGACATCTGCATCCAGGCGTGCGCGCACGACCCACAGGTCGCGGTGCACGCGGTGCGCAACCTGGCGCGCGTCGGCTTCGGCACGGTCGCGGTGAAGTATTCGCAGTTGGGCTTCGGCCGGACGTCGTCGACGACGCGGGAGCAGGCTACCCCGCGAAACATGTTGGGGTTCAAGGACGGAACCAACAACATCAAGGCCGAGGACCACGACGCGCTCGACAAGAACGTCTGGGTGGCCAAGGGAGACGGCCCCGACTGGCTGACCGGCGGTACCTATCTGGTGACGCGACGCATCCGCAACCGCATCGAGGCCTGGGACCGCACCACGCTCAAGGAGCAGGAGCGGGTGATCGGTCGCCAGAAGGGCACCGGCGCGCCGAACGGTTACACCGACGAGTTCGCGCCGGTGGACTTCAACATCAAGGACGCCGACGGGAACCCGTTGGTCGACGTCGACGCCCACATCCGGTTGGTGTCACCTGACCATCTGGGCGGCATCAAGATGTTGCGCCGCGGATACAACTTCACCGACGGCTCCGACGGATTCGGCCACCTCGATGCCGGGCTGTTCTTCATCGCGTTCGTGCGCAGTCCCGCGACGAACTTCATTCCGGTGCTGGCACAGATGTCGAGCGACGCGTTGAACGAATACATCTTCCACACCGGCACAGCCGTTTTCGCATGCCCGCCGGGTATCCCGGAGGGTGACGCGTCGGCGTATTGGGGTTCGACGCTGTTCGCCTGA